A genomic stretch from Verrucomicrobiia bacterium includes:
- a CDS encoding DUF1592 domain-containing protein, which yields MTLGAVLGTLLSLAIPVVVVADQAETYTREIRPILERRCFDCHGPDKATADLNLAVFEDYPSVIALPEVWQHVFERVQAFEMPPKRSGELPFHEHQKLMGWLRRLPRPEEFDCDQIASDRTANFYRGYVMSRRLNRDEYLNTLRDLLGIEVPVGHLLPADGGGGEGFDTTGNALFLSPIHIERYLQAAEVALATLLPDSPAPGASPVVASPGVASQIDEARQALLAPHPGLELLPARAAAREIVSSFARRAFRRPVNPGEVDRLLTLFDRVWSRGEGYLPAVRLALQGVLISPHFLFLAEPEPPGGGVHPLDAVPLASKLSYFLWSSMPDERLLSLAESGALLETNAYRAEIHRMLADPRSRALGERFALQWLDVDRLGHEIRPDPTRYPEFTDALAASMRGEVVAFVHHLFRENRSLLELIDSDYTLADERLARLYGLSGVAGEEMRPVALEGRERGGILGMAAIHALTSYPLRTSPVLRGRWVLESLLGDRVPPPPPDVPALDEPDEAGTTEAVSIRQQLEVHRVKAECAACHDKMDPLGFGLENFDVLGRWRETDRGLPVDARGTLPSGEEYDGPAGLREVLMARKDAILRHLARKLTGFAYGRDLNRFDQCVVDRAMDALAANEYRAATLVEAIAFSYPFRNRFYPKETP from the coding sequence ATGACGCTCGGAGCCGTCCTCGGGACCCTGCTGTCCCTGGCGATCCCGGTCGTCGTGGTCGCGGATCAGGCGGAGACCTACACCAGGGAAATCCGGCCCATTCTCGAACGGCGCTGCTTCGACTGCCACGGGCCGGACAAGGCCACCGCGGACCTCAACCTCGCGGTGTTCGAGGATTACCCCTCGGTGATCGCCCTGCCCGAGGTCTGGCAGCATGTGTTCGAACGGGTCCAGGCCTTCGAAATGCCGCCCAAGCGGTCCGGCGAACTGCCCTTCCACGAGCATCAGAAGCTGATGGGCTGGCTGCGCCGCCTCCCCCGTCCCGAGGAGTTCGATTGCGATCAGATCGCCTCTGACCGAACCGCCAACTTCTACCGGGGCTACGTCATGAGCCGCCGGCTCAACCGCGACGAATACCTCAACACCCTGCGCGATCTGCTCGGGATCGAGGTCCCGGTCGGCCACCTGCTCCCCGCCGACGGCGGCGGGGGCGAGGGCTTCGATACCACGGGCAATGCCCTCTTCCTTTCCCCCATCCACATCGAACGCTACCTGCAGGCCGCGGAAGTCGCCCTCGCCACCCTCCTCCCCGACAGCCCCGCCCCCGGCGCCAGCCCGGTGGTCGCAAGCCCAGGGGTCGCCAGCCAGATCGACGAAGCCCGGCAGGCCCTGCTGGCACCGCATCCCGGTCTCGAACTCCTGCCCGCCCGCGCCGCGGCCCGCGAGATCGTGTCCTCCTTCGCCCGGCGCGCCTTCCGCCGCCCCGTGAACCCCGGGGAAGTCGATCGGCTCCTCACCCTTTTCGACCGCGTCTGGTCACGCGGCGAAGGCTATCTCCCCGCCGTCCGGCTCGCCCTGCAAGGCGTCCTGATCTCCCCCCACTTCCTCTTCCTCGCCGAACCCGAACCCCCGGGCGGCGGCGTCCATCCCCTCGACGCCGTCCCCCTCGCCAGCAAGCTTTCCTACTTCCTCTGGTCCTCCATGCCCGATGAGCGCCTCCTTTCCCTCGCGGAATCGGGGGCCCTCCTGGAAACCAATGCCTACCGCGCAGAAATCCACCGGATGCTGGCCGATCCCAGGTCCCGCGCGCTCGGCGAACGCTTCGCCCTCCAGTGGCTGGATGTGGACCGCCTCGGTCACGAGATCCGCCCCGATCCAACCCGGTACCCCGAATTCACCGACGCCCTCGCCGCGAGCATGCGCGGCGAAGTGGTGGCCTTCGTTCATCACCTGTTCCGGGAAAACCGCTCCCTCCTCGAATTGATCGACAGCGATTACACCCTCGCGGATGAACGTCTCGCCCGCCTCTATGGCCTCTCCGGCGTGGCCGGCGAGGAAATGCGTCCGGTCGCCCTCGAGGGTCGCGAACGCGGCGGCATCCTCGGCATGGCCGCCATTCATGCCCTCACTTCCTACCCGCTCCGTACCAGCCCGGTGCTGCGGGGCCGCTGGGTCCTCGAATCCCTCCTCGGCGACCGCGTGCCGCCCCCGCCCCCGGATGTCCCCGCCCTGGACGAACCAGACGAGGCCGGGACGACGGAGGCGGTCAGCATCCGCCAGCAACTCGAAGTCCACCGCGTGAAGGCCGAGTGCGCCGCCTGCCACGACAAGATGGATCCCCTGGGCTTCGGCCTCGAAAACTTCGACGTCCTCGGCCGCTGGCGCGAAACCGACCGCGGCCTGCCGGTGGACGCCCGGGGCACCCTCCCCAGTGGCGAGGAATACGACGGTCCGGCCGGTCTCCGCGAAGTCCTGATGGCCCGCAAGGACGCCATCCTCCGCCACCTCGCCCGCAAACTCACCGGGTTCGCCTACGGACGCGACCTCAACCGGTTCGATCAATGCGTCGTGGACCGCGCCATGGACGCCCTCGCCGCCAACGAATACCGCGCCGCAACCCTGGTGGAAGCCATCGCCTTCAGTTACCCCTTCCGAAATCGATTCTATCCCAAGGAGACCCCCTGA
- a CDS encoding DUF1552 domain-containing protein: protein MNILRSSLIPRRTFLRGAGVALGLPLLNAMGRLLPNPSPTAAASGSVAPAVRAPVRMACIYFPNGVWEKDWFPEAAGRDYAMTAALEPLAAHRDQLLVFSGLDKKHSHGGDGHYAKTANYLTGLHVRKTAGKDIHVGGASIDQLCAQRLGRLTPLPSMELAVDPVISGIDSVVGYTRLYGSYISWRSPSMPVAREINPRLAYERLFGVLRARQGAADAQRQEDRKALLDLVLEDASTLRGRLGRDDQHKLDEYLDAVRDVERRLDFFARPDPRAWRPETEPGEDIAPPKGAPGDHQEHVRLMLDLIALAFWTDATRISTFMFANDVSGKNFGQLIPGTGGSHHEFSHHQSKADKYEPYSKINRWHNEQLAYLLDKLGSIREGESTLLDNSMVLFGSSMSDGNRHDPSNLPILLAGRAGGRIDSGRHLAFPKGTPLCNLYVSMLDRMGTPVDAFGDSTEAMKIG, encoded by the coding sequence ATGAACATCCTTCGTTCCTCCCTGATTCCCCGTCGGACCTTCCTGCGCGGCGCAGGCGTCGCCTTGGGGCTTCCCCTCCTCAATGCCATGGGGCGCCTCCTCCCCAACCCCTCGCCCACCGCCGCCGCCTCCGGCAGCGTCGCCCCCGCGGTGCGCGCCCCCGTCCGCATGGCCTGCATCTACTTCCCCAACGGCGTCTGGGAAAAGGACTGGTTCCCCGAGGCCGCCGGCCGCGACTACGCCATGACCGCCGCCCTCGAACCGCTGGCGGCGCACCGGGATCAACTCCTTGTCTTCTCCGGCCTCGACAAGAAACACAGCCACGGCGGCGACGGACACTACGCCAAGACGGCCAATTACCTCACCGGCCTCCACGTCCGCAAAACCGCCGGCAAGGACATCCATGTCGGCGGCGCCTCGATTGACCAGCTCTGCGCCCAGCGCCTGGGCCGCCTCACCCCCCTGCCGTCCATGGAACTCGCCGTGGACCCCGTGATCTCCGGCATCGATTCCGTGGTGGGCTACACCCGCCTTTACGGCAGCTACATCTCCTGGCGTTCCCCCAGCATGCCGGTCGCCCGCGAGATCAATCCCCGCCTCGCCTACGAACGCCTCTTCGGCGTCCTCCGCGCCCGGCAGGGCGCCGCCGATGCCCAACGCCAGGAAGACCGCAAGGCCCTTCTCGATCTGGTGCTCGAAGACGCCAGCACCCTCCGAGGCCGCCTCGGCCGCGACGATCAGCACAAGCTCGACGAGTATCTCGATGCCGTGCGCGATGTCGAACGGCGCCTCGACTTCTTCGCCCGCCCAGACCCGCGCGCCTGGCGGCCCGAGACCGAACCCGGCGAGGATATCGCGCCGCCCAAGGGCGCCCCGGGCGACCATCAGGAACACGTCCGCCTGATGCTCGACCTCATCGCCCTGGCCTTCTGGACCGATGCCACCCGCATCAGCACCTTCATGTTCGCCAACGATGTCTCGGGCAAGAACTTCGGCCAGCTCATCCCCGGCACCGGCGGCTCCCATCACGAGTTCAGTCATCACCAGTCCAAGGCCGACAAGTACGAGCCGTATTCGAAGATCAACCGCTGGCACAACGAGCAGCTCGCCTACCTGCTGGACAAGCTGGGCTCCATTCGCGAAGGCGAAAGCACCCTGCTCGACAACAGCATGGTGCTGTTCGGTTCCAGCATGTCCGACGGCAACCGGCACGACCCCTCCAATCTGCCCATCCTCCTCGCCGGCCGGGCCGGGGGACGCATCGACAGCGGACGTCACCTCGCCTTCCCCAAGGGAACCCCGCTCTGCAATCTCTACGTCTCCATGCTCGATCGCATGGGCACCCCCGTGGACGCCTTTGGTGACAGCACCGAAGCCATGAAGATCGGATAG
- a CDS encoding response regulator transcription factor, whose product MSIRVTVIEGDISTRASLVGMIRRSAELRLAGAYGTGEEALARWPADRPDVVVLDLNLCGMSGVEFIRVVRLRHRAIRVLAFAEFHDDQRVREAIGAGLDGYALKGAGYGPLAAGIFAVHRGEGFFPPMVACRLAELLRAPGMSDIGVPLPSMNPLPTVRAIEVSVLVEHRFNNGGHATSVDAESGAL is encoded by the coding sequence ATGAGCATCCGTGTAACCGTCATCGAGGGCGACATTTCCACACGGGCGTCCCTGGTTGGGATGATACGACGTTCCGCGGAGCTTCGACTGGCCGGGGCCTACGGGACGGGTGAGGAGGCGCTGGCGCGGTGGCCGGCGGACCGGCCGGATGTGGTGGTCCTCGATCTCAACCTGTGCGGCATGAGCGGCGTCGAGTTCATCCGTGTGGTCAGGCTGCGGCACCGTGCCATCCGGGTGCTGGCTTTTGCGGAGTTCCATGACGACCAGCGGGTACGGGAGGCGATTGGCGCTGGGCTGGATGGGTACGCGTTGAAGGGGGCAGGGTACGGACCTCTGGCGGCGGGCATTTTCGCGGTGCATCGGGGGGAGGGGTTCTTTCCGCCGATGGTGGCTTGCAGGCTGGCCGAACTCTTGAGGGCGCCGGGGATGTCGGACATCGGGGTGCCTCTGCCATCGATGAACCCGTTACCGACGGTGCGGGCGATCGAGGTATCCGTGCTGGTCGAACACAGGTTCAACAACGGAGGCCATGCCACGTCCGTCGATGCCGAATCCGGGGCCCTCTGA